From the Hemicordylus capensis ecotype Gifberg chromosome 1, rHemCap1.1.pri, whole genome shotgun sequence genome, the window agaagtaaagggcttgcgggtttttaaaaaaatatttcaccCATGCgcagagagccctgaaatgggccggaaacagcccaacctgtcatttgggaggcaggtgggccccTGGGAGGAGCTCTCGCCGCTCTCCCTGCCAACACCATCCTGTCGCCATCCCAATGtgcagtggcagtttttaaaaggtacaGAAGGAAGTAGGAAGATTTAACTTTCCCCTCACCTAAGCCCTTCACTTGTATACCACTCTCAAAATTTGCCATCCCTCAAAATTCGCtgctgtaggcaagtgcctatattgcctatgcgtTAATTCACTCCTGAGTGGCAgcctgcagcagtggcagcctgaagcagcagtggcagccttgatcatctgccacccgaggtgactgcctcacctctcCTCATAAAAGAGCCGTGGCTGCCTGGGACCATGTCATAATCAACCAAGTATATCTCCCAAAACCTGCTTAAGTTTTAAAACAAGCCCACCATTCAATTTGATACGTATTTACTCAAAAACAAGTCCCGCTCTGtgcagtggggcttactctcaggcGAGTGTGCACAGCATTGCAGCCTCAACTCTGGTCAGACCCCTTTAACAGCAATACATTATAATATATAGGTTCCAGTTCTCTAGTATAACGTATACAATTGCACCCAGTTGTGTTGGTTTGCGCTGTCATGCTGCATAAGCTCTAACACCTTCTCCTGCTCTTCCATGGAGCATGTGAATTTAACACCAGCTCCCAAACAACCAGCTGTGCATTATCTGCTTGCAGAAATGGATCCCAATTCAGAATACAAATACGacgaatgtttatatactgctttccaacaaaagttcccaaagtggtttacacagtaacaatctgaaaaagaaacataagacagaccctagcaacagccaccggagggatgctgtgctggggttggatagggccagttgctctccccctgcgaaataaagagaatcgccacattgaaaaggtgcctctttgctcaattagcaggggactaactgaGAAGCATCATTTCCACAAAACTCTTTGTTCCTATGGGAGTGGCCACTAATTCTCTCTAACATATATTCTGTAACTTGGAAAAGTAAAGGTTTGATGGGACCTTTAATAAGGTGGAACTAAAATTCCAGGGGCTGTGGGGGAATATTTTGGTGTGACCGTCTAGCTCTATATAAGGCCAGTCCTGAGCAAGGAGTGTTACAGTTTTGTCTTCCTAAGTCACAGGTAAGAAGGGAAGATTGTGTTATTGGTTTGCAATTTTAGATTTTTCTTTTTGGATAAAGAAAGTTGGTCAGGTAATAATTTTAAGCTACTCTCACACAGGgtctattggggggggggaatggtaatttatttttatcttatgTATTTCcacactaatttttttttaaatacaaaatggTTTGCAGCTTAAAGCACAAATGCAAGATGTTCTGAGAAAGAAAAAGATCATGAACAGGACAACAAATGTAGCAAAACAAAATTGCTGTATAAAATCAGCCACGACATTAATTTACAATTACAGGCTAGCTGCAAGAGTTCCCTTAAAACAAGAGATTTGGGCTCTAAGCTATAGGTTCTTCCTTGAGTGCAATGGTAAATAATGGTCTAGATAATTGCTTTTAGAATGTTAACAAACTTTCTATAATGAAGGAAGAAACCATAACTCGATGGTAGCTGTGTATATGTGTAGTGGGCAAAGCCTGCTCTTGAAGTAGTCATGATAAAGTtgggtcaatggtctgattccatGTAAAGAAACTAAGATATTAATGCCTGTGGGTGTTTTTCATTAGTCTACTTCTAAACTAATGAAAACTCCACATGTTAAAAGTGCCTACAAGCACAACAGCATGTGTATGTGGAAGGTGGGTTCAATATAAGGCAGTGgatctcaaacttgagtcccccttatgttttatttacttacttacttacatttatatcccgctcttcctccaaggaacccagagcggtgtactgcatacttaggtttctcctcacaacaaccctgtgaggtaggttaggctgagagatacgtgactggcctggagtcacccagcaagtatcatggctgaatggggatttgaacacgggtctccccggtcctagtccagcactctaaccactacaccatgctggctccatgttggactacaactcccgttaaccccaaccacaatggctaaAGGCAAGATGTAGGGCATCTGAGACCCCCCCTGTTGGGCTGTAGCACACCTTTGTGCCCCTCACACAGATGCCATGCACCTCCTTGGCTATCCTTGTAGCTGAGGGCTGGCTGGGACATCCAGCATTACAATGCTATCCCAGTGTTCTCCTCCTATAGGTCAGAATGGCAACCAACCCCTTAGAAGGGAGAGAAGCCCTCTGTGAAGCCTTCTGTGAAGCCCTCTGGTAGGCTTCTCTGTGCTCCCCACACCTGATGAGCCTGGTATTTCAAAACCGAGCCTGTCCCTGCATCTACATCGCTTCTGCTTGGGTTCCATATATTCTACAATGGGACAGGATTGGCTTGAATACATCTGCATTTATTTGAAGAGCAAAGGAGGCTAGATTGGTTAAATGGTATTTCTTGAATGGGGTTTCgtttcttgcctttgggcttcctggaggccactgtgggaaatgggatgctggactagacaggccttgggcctgatccagcaaggctgttattAGGTTCACTCACCCCTTATGCTCAAATTGACATGAGCCTTTTAAGGGTAAAGTAAagcgtgctgtcgagttggtgtcgactcctggcaaccagagagccctgtggttgtctttggttgaatacaggaggtgtttcccatggtctcctcccatgcagtatgagatgatgcctttcagcatcttcctctcactgctgcccgatataggtgcttcccatagtctggggaaaacacaagtggggattcaaactggcaacctctggcttgctaatcaagtcatttctccgctgtgccattaggtggtataaAAGGGCTGAAAACCATTAGTATATTGGACTGTGTGTTCATGACCTCTTCTCAATTGTACAGGTTGTGTTGCTGGGCACCCCTCCCTCTACCTTGTAATCAAGCACTCTTGTGCATGGTGTAAAGCTTTAAACATGGGGAACAACCAAAGCAAGCCAAGTGTCTGTGTGCTTGAGCTAGAAAACCAAAGCGCTCTAAGGGAGAAAACCTGTAAGATCTTCAAGAAACAGCTTACCAGTACGATTTCATCTGATGTGGCACAAATGAAAGAGAACTTCCATTGTGCTGAAGGCAACATGGGCCAGATTGTTCCAAAGGAGGATGAAAATGAAACCTGGTTACGATATGAAGTGACGAAGACACAAGTTCCACGCGGTAAGACATCTTTCTCTTTCCAAATGCTTTCGCTTTCAGAAAACTCTGGCTCTGCAAAGTCTGGGATTTTAGAGGAGGCTGAAATGGCTCCAAGTCTTAATGTTCCTGAGGAAATCATGGTGGAAGCTGAAACTCGGGCTACAGAATTGGACTTGAAGTGCAAGAACCAATCACctgcgcaggcaggcaggctgcatgTTGTAGGCCAAGCTGTTGGCGATCCCTCTGAGATATCGGAACGTGCCCCTCTTGGGGTTCCACCACATCCTTGCACAGCGATTGAGGGAGAGACCATCCTGGAGCCTTTCCAAAGAGAGCCTGTGTCAGTGAGTGAGTTATGGAAGGGCACAGATATCCATGGCCCTGTTGAGATGGATGACCCCCTTTCAAATGAGCAGGTGGCTGTAAGCATTGTTCCAGGGAAGGCTCCAGTCGCTGCTGCTAAGGAACAGCCAACTGCCCAAAGACAAGGTGGCAAAACCTCCTCTGAAGAGGCCCCGAGGATgatggcaggggctcctcctgACCTAGTGATGGCAGAGGGGCACTGCAGCATGGAGACTGCCCCACAGACAAAGCAACTGGCTGAGGGCCAGCATGGTGCAGAATCTGATTTTCCTGCAGCAGGGACTGAGCCTTGGCTGGCTACAGAAACTAATGGAAAGGTGACTGAaggctgctctgctgctgagaaCATGGGAGAAAACAAAGGGGTTCCAGACACTCAGCTGAAGATGTCACGGACTGAGGCCCAGCAAGTTACACCAAggaaagcagaagatgaaggcatggctGCAGGGTGTGTTGCAGCAGAGATATTTCAAAAGAGTGAAATGGAGTCTACACTTGCCCAACAAATTCTAGGTGGTACTTGGGAGAGGCCAAATGGTGATGCCAAGTTCTTGGGTGCGCCACAGAATGATGGGGCCAACAGCTGCCGAGGCCATGACGCGGGAGGCATATCCCACTTTATTGGTTGCGCAAGAGACTGTGGCCCAACATCATGTGGCTGCTGCAGAAGTGACCATCATGCAGCCTGGGAACTACTGGAGCAACAGAGGATGTAATCATTAAACTTGGTGACACCTGTCTTGATCTGCCAGCTGTAGACGTGATTGAGGCACAGCTTGGTCTAGATATACAACTGCTGCTCTCAAGAGTCTCCAAGACGATATTGAAGATGGTCTCTGAATCAAGATGCTGAAGCTGTTACAGCAACTATTGAAAAGGACTCTGCAAAGATTTGATCTAGTGCCCTGGAAACTCAAGAGGCTAGAGAAACCTGATGTGAAAAAACAAGGACACAGTTGAGTCTTCTATACACTCTCcactgaggaggaggagtatGTTGATGCACCAATTAGTAGTAAGGCTAGtagacattgaagctattcccatgatcaggtgaAACCGTGGcagctcacgagtagacccccgaccgggaggcttaaaagcagccttccggctcgggggtctctccagctctccccacaaaccctaacCAGGCTCTtcttactgattgtgagaagagcctcattatggTGCCATCTGACATGACTTCCAACATTTAGTGCCCAAATCCATGGAAGCCCCCAGAACTTAATTCCTATGACTGTCCAACACCACTAGATTGAAGCAACTCATCTTCCAACATTTGACTAAAATTCTGATGCAGTGCTTTGTTGCTACTGTAGTGTACTTCTTAGTGCTCTTTCATGGCACAACTACTAAAATGGGAAGAAAAAATCCTTGCATCTACAGTTATTAGGCCAGgggtaggtaaccttggctctccagctgttcaactacagctcccataatcctcggcAACATGacggagttgtagttcaacagctggagagccaaggttgcctcccgCTGTGTGAGGGCAATCAAATTGATTGAGTGTGGAGCTGGTCTCCAAACGATGACTCAAAGCTTTTAAATGGATTTTAGAAtgtcatggttttttaaaaaactgtttgctACTTTCCCATGCCCTTTGTAACAGTCACTTGCCATCTTCACTCTTCTGGTGCAGGGATAACAAACGCTGCTCTGCATGGGCATAACAAATTGTGGCTCTCACTGcatttaattgggggggggggggttaatgttCTTGGTGTTCATCTGCAGTTGAGATCATGCAGCTGTCAAAATATAGAAAGCACCACCCTCTTTAATTTAGTGTATTAAAAGTGCCTTGGAATCCTGCAGACCATTAGCAATGAAAAGAAATTATGGTACTTTCTCAAGTGGTAATAAACAGCCTGATTTGACACTGGTGTGACTCTCTTCTGTTCTAGAATAGGCAGTTTCAAAACTTGACAAACTTCCTCTTTGAAATCTCCATCCTCTACAGACCCGTCCAGCAGCTAGTTTTAACAGAAGACTGTTTTTCAGGAAGGCAGGGTTGCCCACCAGTGATGTCATGTGTAGTTAGCCAACAATGCACAACCATGACGTTTGCAGTACATAACACTGAAAATATTGACGTTTGGGTGGGATGTTGCAACTTCTTGGGGATGGAATGCTATGTTTTGGGTTACTAGATTTCAGAAAGCAAAGAGTTGTGCTTGGGGATACAagctgacatacaaagcaagaaTGCATCGGTATGGCAAgacagcagcctaacagaacttcccaactaactgcactggggaAGCAGCATGTTgaccctctccccttccccagcaagCCCCCTCTTCCACCTGAAAATATCTCTGCAATGGTTGTGTAGCCcttgggaggggagaggagagctggtcttgtggtagcaagcatgacttgtccccatagctaagcagggtctgccctggttgcatttgagtgggagactagaagtgtgagcactgcaagatcttccccttaggggagggagctgctctgggaagcgcagaaggttccaagttccctccctggcagcatctccaagatagggttgagagagattcctgcctgtaaccttggagaagccgctgccggtctgtgaagacaatactgagcaagatggacctacggtctgacttggtataagacagcttcttacgTTCCTAACCGCACAAGAgcaggtggcacagaaggctttctagggaaggggagggtgtcaaaaattgccctcCCCTCCCGTGCACTTGAGAAGTTCTGTTGGGCTGCTCTCTTGCTACAGACATAGCAAAGgttcatccttgctctgtatgacaGCCATTGGTGTGGAAGGATCAAAACCTACCTCTGCTATCAAATGGCCTGATGTCTCTGAAAGGAACACCCCTATTAAAGAGCATGCTCCATAATCCATTAGGGCTGGACCTTGGCTTGATAATGGAGCCTTAGACAAAATGAAGAAGGGCAGAATCCTAGCTTCAGCTTGAACCACTCAGGCCGCTTACTAATGGGGTCAAATGTCCAGTCTGCATGGTTGGCCAGCCAATGACTAGCCTGTGCTGTTTTGCGAATATACTGGGACAGAGCTTCCCCAGTCTGTTTTGGAGGAAAGACTCTAGTACTTCAGAGACGAAAAGATGCGGCTGTTAAGTTGGAAATCCAGTCGTAGACCCTTTCTTGTTGGACATGAATGCTgacgtaaagttgtgccgttgagtcagtgttgactcctggtgctcactgagccctgtggttttctttggtagaatccaggaggggtttcccattgccatctcccgtgcagtatgagatcatgcctttcaacacaccagcagggattcaaactggcaacctctggcttgctaggcaagttgcttccctgctgcgctacTTGGTGGCTGAGGAAGGCCATTCATATTCAAGTGAGGAAGTGTGGTGGCATATGAGACTAGCTGCTTATTGGGGGCAGAGGTGCAGTGAGCAATAATTATTTTGGGGTGCAGGCCTTTTGGGGAGCAGAGTGCAGCAGCATTATAACATATCTTAACATTCTTATGCCACTATGCATTACTTAAGGAGTGCAatgtaagaaagagagagaaaataattggCCGTATTGTATTCTGCCGCTGTTTATGCATGCATTACCCCATAATTGGTGCCCTAGATGACCGGCTGGTCTTCCTAGTCGATGGGCCACCCCTGGAACGCTCCATCTGCGTTCCCTTTAATACGGGGGCCCCTCGTCCCTGTCTCCTGCTCAGACACCTGCAGCTCAGGTCCTACAAGTCATGGCAGCAGAGCAAACATTTTGTTGTGCTAGATCCAGATGTTATGGGAGAGACAAATGGGGCTCCCATCATGGCTTGACATCAGTGGGCTGCTGAGGAGGACCCACTGCTCCCTGGGGCAATTTCTGTGCTCATAGCCTTTATAGTGTGATAGTGGAGTGACTCTCTCGAGGCCTGCAGTGGCGACGAAGTGGGGGGATGTTTGTCAAGAGTCCCTCAAAATCTGGAGCCGGACCTGCGGAAGTAAGTGGGAAGTACAGGGCAGCTGCTAATATGGTTGTTTTATGACATTTTACTGCCCTGCTTTTTGACTTGTCAGGATCCACAAGCTGGCTTAACATGATTTAAAGGAATCctagttgggggtggtggtggcataaATCAGCAATGgtcaacctgaggttctccagttgttggactacaactcccatcatgccctgccatttgttgtggcaggggatgatgggagttgtccaacaactggagagcctccaGTTACTACCAAGATAACTACATCAGTATCAATCAAGATACTATATCAATCAAGATACTACATCAATAAGCCAAGGACAGCTGCCAGCATAGAACCAGTAATTTGCTGGGCAGCGAACATGaacattaaagtaaagtgtgccatcgagtcggtgtcgaatccTGTTGACAATAGAGCCCTGTGTCTAAAATCTCCAAGAGAACAGCCATGCCTTTTTAACAGAGTTAACCCCCACAAGCTTTCAAACAAACCTGTTTCAGCTTGCTGCTTCAAAATGAACTAGGATGAAGCAAGACAAGCATCTCTGGGAAGAGTCAAGAGTGTGCTGGAATTTGGGGGCCACTCATTGAAAGGCCCTGTCCTGTAACTCCTACTTCAATTCCTGCCAGTGGGGGTACAGAAAGCAGCACTTGTGCACGTACAGGTATTTTCACATGGGAGAAGGCTGTCCCTTTTGGGGGCTGCAATGTTTTCTCCTTGTTATCTGTGACAGGGATAGTCCAtaaacagggctgggaaagctaATGGCAATTAGTGGAgacagaactgggaaagatggtccaacgtaggaagctgccatatactgagtcagaccattggtccacctagctcagtatggtctatactgactggcagctgcttccctaagtttgcaggcaggagtctctctcagccctgtcttggagatgctgccagggagggaacttggaaccttctgtatacaagcctgcaggtgctcttcccagagtggccccatcccctgaggggaatatcgtacagtgctcacatgtagtctcctattcaaatgcaaactaggggggaccctgcctagcaaaggggacaattcatgcttgttgcttcaagaccagctctcctgactaGTATTAGTCAACTTCACCTCCACCCTCGCTGCCCCATATTATTGTTAAGCTATGCAAATTCATTACTTTTCTTGTAAAATTTCCCATAGATAAATGTTCTCTTGCCAATATTTTTGGCAGACACCACCACTCAGAAAATTCCCAAACACAcattcatatctctctctctctctcactctctctctctctctctctctctctctctctctctctctcaatctctctctttgTTGTTCTCCTAATATACCATGGAATATTATTTAGATAGCTTTCCACTTTTTCTACTTCTGCCAtcaagagggtgtgtgtgtgtgtgtgtgtttgcacatccTCATAAACATTTAGCCTTTCAGGTGATGGCGTGTTCTTGAGATCTGGGTGTGACGTCTTCCCTGCTTTGAAACTCTTCTCCTCTCCAGTACTGATTTTGCACTCTGTGAAATAATGCAAGCTTGAAAGGGGAGTCGGATTTGAAATTAAACATTTGTGCCCGTTAACCTCCTCCTGACGTGCTCTGAGATGctgtaaaaaaacaaccaccagcgGCCGAGACCTGTGCGGATCTCTGATTGATGCTGCCTTGGCTATGGAAGCCCAAACATCTGCTTTTGATTTAGTCCTGATGGCAATCCTGCTTGTAAATGCATGACTTAATCAGGCTGAAGTAAGTGGCACAGTCTGGGGTGGAAGGGGAAGCAGTGGAGGGAGCTTCAAACCTGCCTGTCAGCTGGAGCTGCATAAAAGTCGATTTCAAAAAATATATCAAAGGaggaatctctccccccccccgcaatgtttCTTAATGAAGTGTGATGTGGCTGCCGCCAAGGATGATAATCCAACCATTATCATCGGGTTCTGCCACTGTTGGGCCCTTTTGAGAGAGGGCAGCAACACTAGGTGAGGGAAGATGTAGGGCAG encodes:
- the LOC128344820 gene encoding uncharacterized protein LOC128344820, with product MGNNQSKPSVCVLELENQSALREKTCKIFKKQLTSTISSDVAQMKENFHCAEGNMGQIVPKEDENETWLRYEVTKTQVPRGKTSFSFQMLSLSENSGSAKSGILEEAEMAPSLNVPEEIMVEAETRATELDLKCKNQSPAQAGRLHVVGQAVGDPSEISERAPLGVPPHPCTAIEGETILEPFQREPVSVSELWKGTDIHGPVEMDDPLSNEQVAVSIVPGKAPVAAAKEQPTAQRQGGKTSSEEAPRMMAGAPPDLVMAEGHCSMETAPQTKQLAEGQHGAESDFPAAGTEPWLATETNGKVTEGCSAAENMGENKGVPDTQLKMSRTEAQQVTPRKAEDEGMAAGCVAAEIFQKSEMESTLAQQILGGTWERPNGDAKFLGAPQNDGANSCRGHDAGGISHFIGCARDCGPTSCGCCRSDHHAAWELLEQQRM